One window of Hydractinia symbiolongicarpus strain clone_291-10 chromosome 3, HSymV2.1, whole genome shotgun sequence genomic DNA carries:
- the LOC130636577 gene encoding NF-kappa-B inhibitor epsilon-like — protein MHNLQSGDVVIKDGKNNPYGDECIDFSCVELIKEELKESSENIARSSDMNDIYSSEHLTEMRTFIDLSSVKQPLNIAAPAIGSLPKGDSISCLQDNSSDEESSLFFSDTLTVQKDSTTYVPCQSHTLNTPPEQSTSANSQRMPLHQDKDGDTILHILVAKKDEERTLQCIPKCTSGRKGIDAVNNTGQTALHLALYQEMLDVTKCLLKHSAQTCIFDCSGNIPIHIACEKNREEFVKALLRYTTDRKSRKDMVNIKNSAGLAPIHIATIKGNILILKILFKNGADVNIQECRSGKTSLVIALEKSNKTIAKMFIHDFSADVNIPTFSGFFPLHYACVENNIEMVTSLLEAGSTVGNKTVELKSEKDLATTPELKNILESAYRRKRRKRHGSQPF, from the exons ATGCACAACTTGCAAAGTGGTGATGTCGTGATTAAGGATGGCAAAAATAATCCATATGGAGACGAATGTATAGACTTTTCTTGTGTGGAACTCATCAAAGAAGAGTTAAAAGAATCATCAGAAAACATTGCAAGGAGTTCTGATATGAACGATATATACAGTAGTGAACATCTAACTGAAATGAGAACGTTTATAGATTTAAGTTCCGTTAAACAACCATTAAATATAGCAGCCCCTGCAATTGGAAGTTTACCAAAAGGAGATAGTATCTCCTGTCTACAAGACAATTCCAGTGACGAAGAAAGCAGTTTATTTTTTAGCGATACCTTAACAGTCCAAAAGGATAGTACTACATATGTTCCTTGCCAAAGTCACACTTTAAACACACCACCAGAACAAAGCACTAGTGCAAACTCACAAAGGATGCCCCTGCACCAAGATAAAGATGGAGACAC CATTCTACACATTCTTGTGGCGAAGAAAGATGAAGAAAGAACTCTGCAGTGCATCCCAAAATGCACCTCGGGACGGAAAGGAATCGACGCTGTTAATAACACGGGCCAG ACGGCGTTGCATTTAGCGTTGTACCAAGAAATGCTAGATGTTACAAAATGTCTTCTCAAACATAGCGCTcaaacatgtatttttgacTGTTCTGGAAACATCCCAATACACATTGCGTGTGAGAAAAATAGAGAAGAATTTGTTAAAGCGTTATTAAGGTATACTACCGATAGAAAATCAAGAAAAGATATGGTTAATATAAAAAACTCTGCGG GCTTGGCTCCGATTCATATTGCAACAATCAAAGgaaatatattaattttaaaaatcttatttaaaaatgGTGCTGACGTAAACATACAA GAATGTCGATCAGGAAAAACCAGTTTAGTGATAGCATTAGAAAAGTCTAACAAAACCATTGCAAAGATGTTCATACACGACTTCTCTGCTGATGTCAACATTCCTACTTTTTCGGGTTTCTTTCCACTTCACTACGCATGCGTAGAAAACAATATAGAAATGGTTACAAGTCTTTTAGAAGCTGGATCCACTGTAGGGAATAAAACAGTTGAGCTAAAATCTGAAAAAGATTTAGCGACAACGCCTGAG ttaaaaaatatacTAGAAAGCGCATACCGAAGGAAGAGAAGGAAGAGACATGGTTCGCAACCCTTCTGA
- the LOC130636576 gene encoding contactin-2-like, with amino-acid sequence MLKYFLFSFFCVLTYASSPKILSFTSSPIGKFQPRQREKLQLVCRTLFTTKVEFRKDGKLLARTVDGRMIQRGNTLSITNLDYAKDDGSYRCIAINNKGSVLSIAIDIKIAVLGQFQFPGRLTDPEKKEEVIIGKAFQLPCPSYTYSYPRNVLWGNAPTSGQPRLLSENQRRFKLSNGDLFFTNVEFGDINEINVQLGGVSCFLYHNGPFKQSVRHKLTNAGTWTSDVAPIIKEGISTTNRVKTGAEFSFYCSGAGKPTPSITWYQPDGRVISATDTAYTISPTKNRLTIRSVFQRYAGSYRCEVTNRAGKASTQGNLVVEDPPSWRTELRDKTVEERRNASFSCRSAGSGIITYTWLKNGNLIDRTNSSYTVNGGLLNIKNIGRNDFGMVQCFAKNEHGEIASSAFLNVRGSVIPTNRPGEGDEDKLHFGYYVLIGGGCLTVFAISSFVIYHFLH; translated from the exons ATGCTAAAGTATTTCCTCTTCAGTTTCTTTTGTGTCCTGACGTATG CATCTTCTCCAAAGATTCTCAGTTTTACATCTTCCCCGATTGGAAAGTTTCAACCGCGTCAACGAGAAAAACTACAATTAGTTTGTCGCACTTTATTTACTACAAAAGTCGAGTTTCGCAAAGATGGTAAACTATTGGCGCGAACTGTTGATGGCCGAATGATACAAAGAGGAAATACGTTATCGATAACAAATCTAGACTACGCAAAGGATGATGGATCTTATCGCTGCATTGCGATAAATAATAAAGGATCGGTTCTTAGTATTGCTATTGACATCAAAATTGCAG tccTTGGTCAGTTTCAATTTCCTGGAAGGTTAACCGACCCAGAGAAGAAGGAAGAAGTGATCATTGGGAAAGCTTTCCAACTTCCATGTCCATCTTATACTTATTCCTACCCGCGAAATGTTCTTTGGGGAAATGCACCAACTTCTGGTCAGCCTAGGTTATTAAGTGAAAATCAAAGACGCTTCAAATTATCCAATGGAGATTTGTTCTTTACTAATGTAGAATTTGGTGACATCAACGAAATCAATGTACAATTGGGTGGAGTGTCTTGCTTTTTATATCACAATGGACCCTTTAAACAATCTGTTCGCCACAAACTTACCAATGCTGGAA CTTGGACTTCCGATGTTGCACCTATTATTAAAGAAGGGATTTCTACCACAAACAGAGTAAAGACTGGCGCagaattttcattttattgctCAGGAGCTGGCAA ACCAACACCAAGCATAACTTGGTATCAGCCTGATGGAAGAGTTATCTCTGCAACAGATACTGCGTATACTATCTCACCTACTAAGAACAGACTAACCATCAGGTCAGTGTTTCAAAGATATGCTGGAAGCTACAGGTGCGAGGTAACCAACCGTGCAGGGAAGGCTTCTACCCAAGGGAACTTGGTTGTCGAAG ATCCTCCAAGCTGGCGCACTGAACTGAGAGATAAGACTGTAGAGGAAAGAAGAAATGCATCATTCTCCTGTCGTTCCGCTGGCTCAGGAATCATAACATATACTTGGTTAAAAAATGGAAATCTCATTGACAGAACAAA TTCATCATACACTGTAAATGGCGGGCTTCTCAATATAAAGAATATTGGACGAAATGATTTTGGAATGGTGCAATGCTTTGCGAAAAACGAACATGGTGAAATTGCATCCAGTGCTTTCCTAAATGTTAGAG GTTCTGTCATACCGACTAATCGTCCTGGTGAAGGCGATGAGGATAAACTACATTTTGGATATTATGTTTTGATTGGTGGGGGATGTCTGACAGTGTTTGCAATATCATCGTTTGTTATTTATCACTTTCTGCATTGA
- the LOC130635472 gene encoding venom protein 164-like has product MKIVLVLLALAVAAVCGDGIVWKKCTSDSDCGPDECCTKMALLGNRCRWNLKEGTMCKTVTESVVDKIHKRCPCGNGLSCTHVRTLAGLYKVYQCKKTPTS; this is encoded by the exons ATGAAGATTGTGCTTGTACTTTTAGCTCTGGCTGTAGCCGCCGTATGCGGGGACGGTATCGTCTGGAAG AAATGTACTTCTGATAGTGACTGTGGACCTGATGAATGTTGTACTAAGATGGCCTTACTTGGTAACAGATGCCGATGGAACTTAAAAGAAGGTACAATGTGTAAAACTGTTACTGAG AGTGTTGTTGACAAAATTCACAAGAGGTGCCCATGTGGAAATGGCTTATCATGTACCCATGTTAGGACCTTGGCTGGTTTGTACAAAGTCTATCAGTGCAAGAAAACACCAACTAGCTAA